The Salvia miltiorrhiza cultivar Shanhuang (shh) chromosome 1, IMPLAD_Smil_shh, whole genome shotgun sequence genome has a window encoding:
- the LOC131023888 gene encoding transcription initiation factor TFIID subunit 7-like, whose translation MEEQFILRVPPAVAERIERLLNDSSASSEDKNLDMVFSEDGRTGTFVIGNDRFSSSLLDLPSVVESYKTYDDNVLIKTADIGQMIMVRDESDGVPEAVEYRHGLTPPMRDARRRRFRREPDLNPEVVRRVERDLQNIMAGGTAESIGVEMVEPEEYGDEDARNASKMVASTPLAKPDAPEAGTVGGEPDGSDSDETDDSM comes from the exons ATGGAAGAGCAGTTTATACTGAGAGTGCCACCAGCTGTTGCCGAAAGAATTGAGCGACTCTTAAATGATTCATCTGCTTCTTCTGAAGACAAGAACTTGGATATGGTGTTTTCTG AGGATGGAAGGACTGGTACATTTGTTATAGGCAATGACCGCTTCTCTTCATCCCTCTTGGATCTTCCTTCCGTTGTAGAGTCGTACAAGACTTACGATGACAATGTCTTGATTAAAACTGCAGACATTGGTCAA ATGATAATGGTGAGAGATGAGAGTGACGGTGTCCCCGAAGCAGTGGAGTATAGACACGGACTTACTCCACCCATGAGGGATGCTCGAAGGCGAAGATTTCGTCGAGAGCCAGATTTAAAT CCCGAGGTTGTCCGTCGTGTAGAGAGAGATTTGCAGAACATCATGGCTGGTGGAACAGCTGAGAGTATTG GTGTTGAAATGGTTGAGCCTGAGGAATATGGCGACGAAGATGCTCGCAATGCGAGTAAGATGGTGGCATCTACACCTTTAGCAAAGCCTGATGCGCCTGAAGCTGGAACGGTTGGTGGGGAGCCTGATGGGAGTGATTCTGATGAGACTGATGATTCTATGTGA